From the Priestia aryabhattai genome, one window contains:
- a CDS encoding HAD-IA family hydrolase, which produces MNILWDFDGTIFDTYPTIVKAFKELLTDPTISEDDILKQMKISSEVAIKHFDIEKSLFDNHFHVLEQKINPKDKPAFPQVEGVLSFADTNVIVTHKSRQSTLDILAFFNMEHYFTEIITKDDGYKRKPDSGAYAYLHDKYKLDLVIGDRELDLKPARELGIKTCAFQNDDIEADYHLTSYDQFFTTVVNKNS; this is translated from the coding sequence ATGAATATTTTATGGGACTTTGATGGAACTATCTTTGATACCTATCCAACTATTGTAAAAGCATTCAAAGAATTACTAACAGATCCAACTATCTCAGAAGACGATATTTTAAAACAGATGAAGATATCTTCTGAAGTAGCAATTAAGCATTTCGATATTGAAAAGTCTTTGTTTGATAATCATTTCCATGTGCTTGAACAAAAAATCAATCCTAAAGATAAGCCTGCTTTTCCTCAGGTAGAAGGCGTACTGAGCTTTGCGGATACAAATGTAATTGTTACGCATAAATCTAGACAGTCTACTCTTGATATTCTTGCATTTTTTAATATGGAGCACTATTTTACGGAGATTATTACAAAGGATGATGGCTACAAACGAAAGCCTGATAGCGGCGCTTATGCATATCTTCACGATAAGTATAAGCTCGATTTAGTAATTGGAGACCGCGAGCTCGACTTAAAACCTGCCCGTGAACTTGGAATTAAAACATGTGCATTTCAAAATGACGACATTGAAGCAGATTATCACCTTACATCATATGATCAATTCTTTACAACTGTCGTAAATAAAAACTCGTGA
- a CDS encoding mechanosensitive ion channel family protein: protein MKDIQWVQQTLFNTGKWIEISEVIIKIILVFIIAQIVIRFARSAINKIFDFRFKTKLLRYNERKEITLKKLCLSIVTYVVYFIVLITCLEAIGINMKALLAGISVAGFITGLGAQNLIKDILNGFFILFEDQFSVGDHVSINDTEGIVEEIGLRTTKIRGVDGEFYFFANSNITKVANYTLGEIPEIHKPEQIKTREE, encoded by the coding sequence ATGAAAGACATACAGTGGGTGCAGCAAACTTTATTTAACACCGGTAAGTGGATTGAAATTAGTGAAGTAATCATAAAGATTATCTTGGTTTTTATTATTGCTCAAATTGTGATCCGGTTTGCCCGTAGTGCAATTAATAAAATCTTTGATTTCAGGTTTAAAACTAAGCTGCTGAGGTACAACGAACGAAAAGAAATAACGCTGAAAAAACTTTGTCTGAGCATTGTGACGTACGTTGTGTACTTTATTGTACTTATTACGTGTTTAGAGGCAATCGGAATTAATATGAAAGCACTTTTAGCTGGTATTAGCGTAGCAGGGTTTATTACAGGCTTAGGTGCACAGAATTTAATTAAAGATATTTTAAACGGCTTTTTTATTCTATTTGAAGATCAATTCTCAGTGGGAGATCACGTATCCATAAACGATACGGAAGGAATTGTCGAAGAAATCGGGTTACGCACTACAAAAATTCGCGGAGTTGACGGAGAGTTTTATTTTTTTGCCAATAGTAACATTACAAAAGTAGCGAACTATACGCTCGGCGAAATTCCCGAGATACATAAACCTGAACAAATAAAAACTCGTGAAGAATAA